One Phaseolus vulgaris cultivar G19833 chromosome 11, P. vulgaris v2.0, whole genome shotgun sequence genomic window carries:
- the LOC137807082 gene encoding uncharacterized protein, with amino-acid sequence MKYLVVAIEYFTKWIEAEPVAQITAHKIQSFVWKNIVCRFGVPKRLVSNNGTQFASHLLKKLCGDWNTTGVCFCGAPINEWASGVNQSGIVQRLEEEVGEGQGVLAEEVPRKLAEIPKLRGGRLERRKEDELGFVG; translated from the exons atgaagtatttggttgtggcaatcgagtacttcacaaagtggattgaagcagaaccagtagcccagatcaccgcgcacaagattcagagtttcgtgtggaagaatattgtgtgtcgatTTGGTGTAcccaagcgtttggtatcaAATAATGGGACTCAATTTgcgagtcacctgttgaagaagctgtgtggGGATTggaatacaacaggtgtttgcttctgtggagcacccataaacgaatgggcaagtggagtcaatCAATCGGGTATTGTTcagaggcttgaagaggaggttggagaaggccaaggggtcttggctgaggaagttcccc GAAAGCTtgccgagattccaaaacttcgtggcggaagactcgaacgaagaaaggaggatgaacttggatttgttggatga